In Saccharothrix violaceirubra, the following are encoded in one genomic region:
- a CDS encoding tetratricopeptide repeat protein: MAHHVWLRACTPTDRAHVREALDLPPPLLVVDAHRGLRGPYTGAGALLRAVAPEAFRHAPDLAVRHNTELATAAPELAVHVPTAWSTLEWTVSDERRTRFYSRLHTRGIADGITAFLRTHLDQADGPRTLVVDNVHHADQTDREFLAVLLRRMDPARLTVVVGTDHDDLDDPPGPLSVSLPRVLPEFARVVDGPSVARHHDDRTYVDSDGTTDNPDAIAEYRALPKEERARLHDERCDALYALGEQSLALGAIPFHAERGTRRATLGVNALKHALGHCRKVGLYHAAADLALRGRALVERTREPGLWWHFTEGAAAALATSGRADEAALVYDEARSVTENPEQQLRLAYGTAMLHVRHLPAHRRDPAQARGWMDLAIALADRLTDPREAAFHGVFARNGLALIEVRDGHTDEALRLVDAGLAALDQEHALLHSVLRLNRGLVLAAAGRFEDALDEHFANTVLDPGFPEHHFHVGTLLRRLGRDREAIEAFERVLTLSPPFPEVHYNLADAWSELGDARRALAEFDQVLDLDPEHLRAYVNRAALRFEVGDTHGAREDVEAGLLLAPEDPHLLCVKAKLLAEDGDLRAAAAVLSTAVRHDPSFASAWALRGQLRFETGDFTGALADLDRAVALDDSPEVRFNRAVVFEKVGRYRDAAEDYRAVVDTYEDARSRLDFCLRAVG; encoded by the coding sequence ATGGCGCACCACGTCTGGCTGCGGGCGTGCACCCCGACCGACCGGGCGCACGTCCGCGAGGCGCTCGACCTGCCACCACCGCTGCTCGTCGTGGACGCGCATCGGGGGCTGCGCGGCCCTTACACCGGAGCGGGCGCGCTCTTACGCGCCGTCGCGCCCGAGGCGTTCCGCCATGCCCCCGACCTCGCGGTCCGGCACAACACCGAGCTGGCCACCGCCGCGCCCGAACTCGCGGTGCACGTCCCCACCGCGTGGTCGACCCTCGAGTGGACGGTCAGCGACGAACGCCGCACCCGCTTCTACTCCCGCCTGCACACGCGCGGCATCGCCGACGGCATCACCGCCTTCCTGCGCACCCACCTCGACCAGGCCGACGGCCCGCGCACGCTCGTGGTCGACAACGTCCACCACGCCGACCAGACCGACCGGGAGTTCCTGGCCGTCCTGCTGCGCCGCATGGACCCGGCCCGTCTGACCGTCGTCGTCGGGACCGACCACGACGACCTCGACGACCCGCCCGGCCCGCTGTCCGTGTCGCTGCCGCGCGTGCTGCCCGAGTTCGCCCGGGTCGTCGACGGCCCGTCCGTCGCACGGCACCACGACGACCGCACCTACGTCGACAGCGACGGCACGACCGACAACCCGGACGCGATCGCCGAGTACCGCGCGTTGCCCAAGGAAGAACGCGCCCGCCTGCACGACGAGCGCTGCGACGCGCTGTACGCGTTGGGGGAGCAGTCGTTGGCGTTGGGCGCGATTCCGTTCCACGCCGAACGCGGCACGCGCCGCGCCACCCTCGGCGTCAACGCGCTCAAGCACGCCCTGGGCCACTGCCGCAAAGTCGGCCTCTACCACGCCGCCGCCGACCTGGCCCTGCGCGGACGTGCCCTGGTCGAACGCACCCGTGAACCCGGCCTGTGGTGGCACTTCACGGAAGGCGCCGCCGCCGCGCTGGCCACCTCCGGCCGCGCCGACGAGGCCGCGCTGGTCTACGACGAGGCCCGTTCGGTCACCGAGAACCCCGAGCAGCAACTGCGGTTGGCGTACGGGACGGCCATGCTGCACGTCCGCCACCTGCCCGCGCACCGCCGCGACCCGGCCCAGGCCCGGGGCTGGATGGACCTGGCGATCGCGTTGGCCGACCGGCTGACCGACCCGCGCGAGGCGGCGTTCCACGGCGTGTTCGCGCGCAACGGCCTGGCGTTGATCGAGGTCCGCGACGGGCACACCGACGAGGCGTTGCGCCTGGTCGACGCCGGACTGGCCGCGCTGGACCAGGAACACGCGCTGCTGCACTCCGTGCTGCGCCTCAACCGGGGGCTGGTGCTCGCGGCGGCCGGGCGGTTCGAGGACGCCCTGGACGAGCACTTCGCGAACACCGTGCTCGACCCGGGTTTTCCCGAGCACCACTTCCACGTCGGCACGCTGCTGCGCCGGCTCGGCCGCGACCGGGAGGCGATCGAGGCGTTCGAACGGGTGCTGACGTTGTCGCCGCCGTTCCCCGAGGTGCACTACAACCTGGCCGACGCGTGGTCGGAGCTGGGCGACGCGCGGCGGGCGTTGGCCGAGTTCGACCAGGTGCTCGACCTGGACCCCGAACACCTGCGCGCCTACGTGAACCGTGCGGCGTTACGCTTCGAGGTGGGGGACACGCACGGCGCGCGCGAGGACGTCGAGGCGGGCCTGCTCCTGGCGCCCGAGGACCCGCACCTGTTGTGCGTCAAGGCGAAACTGCTCGCCGAGGACGGTGACCTCCGGGCCGCCGCGGCGGTGCTGTCCACGGCCGTGCGCCACGACCCGTCGTTCGCCTCGGCGTGGGCGTTGCGCGGGCAACTGCGGTTCGAGACCGGCGACTTCACCGGGGCACTGGCCGACCTGGACCGCGCGGTGGCGTTGGACGACAGTCCCGAGGTCCGCTTCAACCGGGCCGTGGTGTTCGAGAAGGTCGGCCGGTACCGGGACGCCGCCGAGGACTACCGCGCGGTCGTGGACACCTACGAGGACGCCCGGTCGCGGTTGGACTTCTGCCTGCGGGCCGTGGGCTGA
- a CDS encoding transcriptional regulator — protein sequence MVLRFDTFAKAMALAGFRSDAAVARAMRVHRSTVKRIREGELLPGPAFIAGALSALRPMEFTDLFVAVEQA from the coding sequence GTGGTCCTCCGCTTCGACACGTTCGCGAAAGCCATGGCGTTGGCCGGTTTCCGCTCGGACGCCGCCGTGGCACGGGCGATGCGGGTGCACCGCTCGACGGTGAAGCGGATCCGGGAAGGAGAACTCCTTCCCGGACCCGCGTTCATCGCGGGCGCGTTGTCCGCCTTGCGCCCGATGGAGTTCACGGACCTGTTCGTCGCCGTCGAACAGGCATAG
- a CDS encoding DUF5753 domain-containing protein, with the protein MLDDDDPGPIVQRLIFGAEMAELRGKAGFSVDEANVTIGERLAVNPAAKRGWYRGKLGKIENGDLNISDVELDVAFALYGVGGSKASEIRTLAVEARRRQTPIRVPDHGRKYIWLERAADEIRQFFAITVPGNLQTAEYALMQMSTSLVMAPVDLPEMAAGRVARGDRFAADEKRVLHTVIGEAALRTPIMNPGVMRGQLDRLLALAERPNITIQVVPMEVGLQASLEHSYSLLHIARARTTIVYVESLTTADYLPRPPHTTTYGLAFEKAQSLALGPAASVDLIRSISGDL; encoded by the coding sequence ATGCTTGACGACGACGACCCCGGTCCGATCGTGCAGCGCCTCATCTTCGGCGCCGAGATGGCCGAACTCCGAGGCAAGGCCGGGTTTTCGGTGGACGAGGCCAACGTGACGATCGGCGAGCGACTGGCCGTGAATCCGGCCGCGAAGCGCGGCTGGTACCGGGGGAAGCTGGGCAAGATCGAGAACGGCGACCTGAACATCAGCGACGTCGAACTGGATGTCGCGTTCGCGCTCTATGGGGTCGGTGGCTCGAAGGCGAGCGAGATCCGCACGCTCGCGGTCGAAGCCAGGCGGCGGCAGACCCCGATCCGTGTGCCGGACCACGGGCGCAAGTACATCTGGCTCGAACGGGCCGCGGACGAGATTCGCCAGTTCTTCGCCATCACGGTGCCGGGCAACCTGCAAACCGCCGAGTACGCGTTGATGCAGATGAGCACCAGCCTCGTCATGGCTCCGGTCGACCTGCCGGAAATGGCCGCTGGGCGCGTCGCCCGGGGTGATCGGTTCGCCGCGGACGAAAAGCGTGTGCTGCACACCGTGATCGGAGAGGCCGCGCTGCGCACGCCGATCATGAACCCCGGCGTCATGCGTGGGCAACTCGACCGGCTGCTGGCTCTTGCCGAGCGTCCGAACATCACCATCCAGGTCGTTCCGATGGAGGTCGGGCTACAAGCGTCGCTCGAACACTCCTACTCCCTTCTCCACATCGCCCGTGCCAGGACGACTATCGTCTACGTCGAGAGTCTGACCACGGCGGACTACCTGCCCCGACCGCCGCACACCACCACGTACGGCCTGGCCTTCGAGAAGGCGCAGAGTCTCGCGTTGGGACCGGCCGCCTCGGTCGACTTGATCCGTTCGATCTCGGGCGACCTGTAG
- a CDS encoding DUF397 domain-containing protein, which translates to MSHPDRWKHARWKVSSRSGNGVQCVEQAAIADTIGVRDSKNRAAGLLEFDPAAWSRFLVDLKR; encoded by the coding sequence ATGAGCCATCCAGACCGGTGGAAACATGCGCGGTGGAAAGTCAGCAGTCGCAGTGGAAACGGTGTCCAGTGCGTCGAACAGGCCGCTATCGCCGACACGATCGGCGTCCGCGACTCGAAGAACCGTGCCGCCGGTCTGCTGGAGTTCGACCCCGCCGCCTGGTCCCGGTTCCTGGTCGACCTGAAGCGTTGA
- a CDS encoding DUF3558 domain-containing protein yields MSHQVKVVIVAGVVASLAACGATIPGAPTPAATGRGSTAISPNVTGSQPPHGDDVGVAKFLDKPCDLVKADQLALLGRIRETKPGTNTLGPMCTWKGTEPTKDNTYELSLVTKNATFDSMVENFRDYPIFRETTIAGLTAVSADRTNGTSNCSTLVRTSAKNPIFVQTSLPATGQGTADKSCQASEKVAAIIVGNLKG; encoded by the coding sequence GTGAGTCACCAGGTCAAGGTCGTGATTGTCGCAGGGGTCGTGGCGTCTCTCGCGGCATGCGGAGCCACCATCCCCGGCGCCCCGACTCCGGCGGCGACGGGTCGCGGTTCGACCGCGATCTCCCCGAACGTGACCGGTTCTCAGCCGCCCCACGGTGACGACGTCGGCGTCGCCAAGTTCCTCGACAAGCCCTGCGACCTCGTCAAGGCGGACCAGCTCGCCCTGCTTGGCAGGATTCGCGAGACAAAACCCGGAACCAACACGCTCGGGCCGATGTGCACCTGGAAGGGCACCGAGCCCACCAAGGACAACACCTACGAACTCTCCCTGGTGACCAAGAACGCCACGTTCGACTCGATGGTGGAGAACTTTCGCGACTATCCGATCTTCCGGGAGACCACCATCGCGGGACTGACGGCCGTGAGCGCGGACCGCACCAACGGCACCTCCAATTGCAGCACCCTGGTACGCACGTCGGCCAAGAACCCGATCTTCGTCCAGACCTCCCTTCCCGCCACGGGGCAAGGCACTGCCGACAAGTCGTGCCAAGCCTCGGAGAAGGTGGCCGCGATCATCGTCGGCAACCTCAAGGGCTGA
- a CDS encoding DUF3558 domain-containing protein, which produces MPAIAVIAIASVVGLAACANPTTTGSPSAESTRGSVSSGATPTSTGGRPSTGDDLDIAKFADKPCELVTPEQLASLGKLRPAKPESDPFGVKCVWPGNDPRDDTSYIVTLLSKGGTFEVRRDNAKDLPVFAEVTVGGRDAFSYDTTDGKSSCSTGVKVSAEHLIMAQSTLGRQDAANAGKPCQASEKLAAIVVSNLKG; this is translated from the coding sequence ATGCCTGCGATCGCGGTCATCGCGATCGCCTCGGTAGTCGGGCTCGCCGCGTGCGCGAATCCCACCACGACAGGTAGTCCCTCCGCGGAGAGCACACGTGGGTCTGTGTCGAGCGGGGCCACTCCGACCAGTACCGGTGGGCGCCCGTCTACGGGCGACGATCTCGATATCGCGAAGTTTGCGGACAAGCCATGCGAACTCGTCACGCCCGAGCAGTTGGCGAGTCTCGGAAAGCTTCGTCCGGCGAAACCGGAATCGGATCCGTTCGGCGTGAAGTGCGTCTGGCCGGGGAACGATCCCCGAGACGACACGTCCTACATCGTCACCCTGCTCTCGAAAGGCGGGACCTTCGAAGTCCGGCGTGACAACGCCAAGGACCTGCCAGTATTCGCCGAGGTGACCGTGGGCGGGCGTGACGCGTTCAGCTACGACACCACCGACGGCAAGTCCAGTTGCAGCACAGGGGTCAAGGTATCAGCCGAGCATCTGATCATGGCACAGTCGACTTTGGGTCGGCAGGACGCCGCGAACGCGGGGAAGCCATGCCAAGCATCCGAGAAGCTGGCCGCGATCGTCGTCAGCAACCTCAAGGGCTGA
- a CDS encoding LysR family transcriptional regulator gives MHLELRHLHVVLTVAEAGSISRAASSLKIAQAGLTAQLRRIERGFGGPLFVRRSDGVELTELGRHVVLRSRDLVERFDDLLDTARLLATRSDGPGIRLGGVVGAPTALLVGVVRDLLPSHPRTTHVERGCDAVLDLVRTGKVDVALVTELPHSPLRVPAEVDRRSVVTEQMLVGVAPAHRLSTRSEIRLSELADEDWAVPEEYHGGGRLTLHLACEAAGFTPRFAHLGVDPEAAAELVRAGHAVACFFPFGGTIPGVALVPIAGNPVHRRVTLAWHRDCEAAEYADDIHAALLRAYHDRVCRTRTARLAATGLVVAAS, from the coding sequence GTGCACCTGGAGCTGAGACATCTGCACGTGGTCTTGACGGTGGCGGAGGCGGGCAGCATCAGCCGCGCGGCGTCGTCGTTGAAGATCGCGCAGGCAGGGTTGACGGCCCAGCTCAGACGCATCGAACGCGGCTTCGGAGGGCCTTTGTTCGTCCGCCGCAGCGACGGCGTCGAGCTGACCGAGCTGGGGCGGCACGTCGTGTTGCGCTCGCGCGACCTGGTCGAGCGGTTCGACGACCTGTTGGACACGGCTCGGCTGCTGGCGACCCGCAGCGACGGTCCGGGGATCCGGTTGGGTGGCGTGGTGGGCGCCCCGACGGCGTTGTTGGTGGGTGTCGTGCGTGACCTCTTACCCAGTCATCCGCGCACTACGCACGTCGAGCGCGGGTGTGACGCGGTGTTGGACCTGGTGCGGACGGGCAAGGTCGACGTGGCGTTGGTGACCGAGCTGCCGCACAGCCCGTTGCGCGTGCCGGCCGAGGTGGACCGGCGGTCGGTCGTGACCGAGCAGATGCTCGTGGGTGTGGCGCCCGCGCACCGCTTGTCGACCCGGTCGGAGATCCGGCTGTCGGAGTTGGCGGACGAGGACTGGGCCGTGCCGGAGGAATATCACGGGGGCGGGCGGCTGACGTTGCACCTGGCCTGCGAGGCGGCCGGGTTCACCCCGCGCTTCGCGCACTTGGGCGTGGACCCGGAGGCGGCGGCCGAGTTGGTGCGGGCGGGCCACGCGGTGGCGTGCTTCTTCCCGTTCGGGGGCACGATTCCCGGGGTGGCGTTGGTGCCGATCGCGGGCAATCCGGTGCACCGGCGCGTGACGCTGGCGTGGCACCGCGACTGCGAGGCGGCCGAGTACGCGGACGACATCCACGCGGCGTTGTTGAGGGCCTACCACGACCGAGTGTGCCGCACCCGCACTGCGCGTTTGGCCGCGACCGGGTTGGTCGTCGCCGCCAGTTGA
- a CDS encoding 2-amino-3,7-dideoxy-D-threo-hept-6-ulosonate synthase, producing MRKALRLRRLSRPRDDRYLFVPLDHSVSDGPVVPADRWSDLIGSVVVGGADAIVVHKGRLRTIDPRLLGECALVVHLSAGTAHAADTNAKVLVGDVEEALRLGADAVSVHVNIGSDTEERQLADLGTVAKACDAWNLPLIAMVYPRGPRIADPHDPRLLAHVVNIAVDLGADLVKTTLALPVERMADVVASCPIPVLAAGGPADTGACLVDTARAVMAAGCAGLAVGRRVFTAPSPLALVAELASVVHGDPDADLVHYTSTMTGAV from the coding sequence ATGAGGAAAGCGTTGCGGCTGCGACGGCTTTCCCGGCCGCGTGACGACCGCTACCTGTTCGTCCCGCTGGACCACAGCGTCTCCGACGGCCCGGTGGTGCCGGCCGACCGCTGGTCCGACCTGATCGGGTCGGTCGTGGTGGGCGGCGCCGACGCGATTGTTGTCCACAAAGGACGATTGCGGACGATCGACCCCCGCCTGCTCGGCGAGTGCGCCCTGGTCGTCCACCTGAGCGCGGGCACGGCCCACGCCGCCGACACCAACGCCAAAGTGCTGGTGGGCGACGTGGAGGAGGCCCTGCGGCTCGGTGCCGACGCGGTCAGCGTGCACGTCAACATCGGCTCCGACACCGAGGAACGCCAACTCGCCGACCTCGGCACGGTCGCCAAGGCGTGCGACGCGTGGAACCTCCCGCTGATCGCCATGGTCTACCCGCGCGGCCCGCGCATCGCCGACCCGCACGACCCCCGCCTGCTCGCCCACGTGGTCAACATCGCCGTCGACCTCGGCGCCGACCTGGTGAAGACCACGCTCGCGCTGCCCGTCGAGCGGATGGCCGACGTGGTCGCCTCCTGCCCCATCCCGGTGCTCGCGGCGGGCGGCCCGGCCGACACCGGCGCCTGCCTGGTCGACACCGCGCGGGCCGTGATGGCGGCCGGGTGCGCGGGGCTGGCGGTCGGCCGCCGGGTGTTCACCGCGCCGTCGCCGCTGGCGCTGGTCGCGGAACTGGCCTCGGTGGTCCACGGAGATCCCGACGCCGACCTCGTCCACTACACATCGACCATGACAGGTGCCGTGTGA
- a CDS encoding 3-dehydroquinate synthase II family protein: MKFAWIDLRPVPEAHREAVVDAAVHASLGGVVSDDPALLDTLPPTLTRVLVAPEPVDSPHLVAVVATDRDQLDRLPTDAAFVHVDDDRTLRLACAAAVKLGHTIVEFADPTKIPLEIVIAAADGASGRLVTVVADLEEAAIVLDVLEHGSDGVLLAPADATDVFRLARLLEATSPPLTLTTLTVAGIAHTGLGDRVCVDTCSHFDEDEGILVGSYSSGFILCCSETHPLPYMPTRPFRVNAGALHSYVLGPDNRTNYLSELRAGGTVLAVNAEGRTRRLTVGRAKLETRPILTITAHSPEGVEVSLTVQDDWHVRVLGPGGKVRNVTELTQGDELLGYVATEQRHVGIPIGEFCKEV, encoded by the coding sequence GTGAAGTTCGCCTGGATCGACCTGCGTCCCGTGCCCGAGGCCCACCGCGAAGCCGTCGTCGACGCGGCCGTGCACGCCAGCCTCGGCGGCGTCGTCTCCGACGACCCGGCCCTGCTGGACACCCTGCCGCCGACGCTGACCCGCGTGCTCGTCGCGCCCGAGCCCGTCGACAGCCCGCACCTGGTCGCCGTCGTCGCGACCGACCGGGACCAGCTCGACCGGCTGCCCACCGACGCCGCGTTCGTGCACGTCGACGACGACCGCACGTTGCGCCTGGCCTGCGCCGCGGCCGTCAAGCTCGGTCACACGATCGTGGAGTTCGCGGACCCGACCAAGATCCCGCTGGAGATCGTCATCGCGGCGGCCGACGGCGCGTCCGGGCGACTGGTGACCGTCGTCGCGGACCTCGAAGAGGCCGCCATCGTGCTCGACGTGCTCGAACACGGCTCCGACGGCGTGCTGCTCGCGCCCGCCGACGCCACCGACGTGTTCCGGCTGGCCCGCCTGCTGGAGGCCACCAGCCCGCCCCTGACCCTGACCACGCTCACCGTCGCCGGCATCGCGCACACCGGCCTCGGCGACCGGGTGTGCGTGGACACGTGCTCGCACTTCGACGAGGACGAGGGCATCCTGGTCGGCTCGTACTCGTCCGGCTTCATCCTGTGTTGCAGCGAGACCCACCCGTTGCCGTACATGCCGACCAGGCCGTTCCGGGTCAACGCGGGCGCGCTGCACTCGTACGTCCTGGGCCCGGACAACCGCACCAACTACCTGTCCGAGCTGCGCGCGGGCGGCACCGTGCTCGCGGTCAACGCCGAGGGCCGCACCCGGCGGCTCACCGTCGGCCGGGCCAAGCTGGAGACGCGGCCCATCCTCACGATCACCGCGCACTCGCCCGAGGGCGTCGAGGTCAGCCTGACCGTGCAGGACGACTGGCACGTGCGCGTGCTCGGACCCGGCGGCAAGGTGCGCAACGTGACCGAGCTGACCCAGGGCGACGAACTGCTCGGCTACGTCGCCACCGAGCAGCGGCACGTCGGCATACCCATCGGCGAGTTCTGCAAAGAGGTGTGA
- a CDS encoding helix-turn-helix transcriptional regulator, whose translation MTSTPEQRLADLARLRRVRDRIDREYAQPLDVEALARGEHMSAGHLSREFKSAYGESPYSYLMTRRIERAMALLRRGDLSVTEVCFEVGCSSLGTFSTRFTELVGVSPSAYRKNPDATPAGMPSCMSKQVTRPVRNREAGSRRPT comes from the coding sequence GTGACCAGCACACCGGAGCAGCGGCTCGCGGACCTCGCGCGACTGCGCCGCGTGCGCGACCGGATCGATCGCGAGTACGCCCAGCCGCTCGACGTCGAGGCCCTCGCGCGCGGCGAGCACATGTCGGCCGGGCACCTCAGCCGCGAGTTCAAGAGCGCCTACGGCGAGTCGCCGTACAGCTACCTCATGACGCGGCGCATCGAACGCGCCATGGCCCTGCTGCGGCGCGGCGACCTGAGCGTCACCGAGGTGTGCTTCGAGGTGGGCTGCTCGTCGCTGGGCACGTTCAGCACCCGCTTCACCGAGCTGGTCGGCGTGTCGCCGAGCGCGTACCGCAAGAACCCCGACGCCACGCCCGCGGGCATGCCGTCGTGCATGTCCAAACAGGTCACCAGACCGGTCAGGAATCGAGAAGCGGGGTCCCGGAGGCCGACCTAG
- a CDS encoding VOC family protein: protein MDLAIHTTFLAHTDPEASLAFYRDSLGFEVRNDVGQGQMRWITVGPAGQAGTSIVLHPPAVDPGITDTERQTIAEMMAKGTFATIVLSTPDVDAIFEQVQKTGAEVVQEPIDQPYGVRDCAFRDPAGNQVRINQTR, encoded by the coding sequence ATGGACCTCGCGATTCACACCACGTTCCTCGCCCACACCGACCCCGAAGCCTCCCTCGCGTTCTACCGCGACAGCCTCGGCTTCGAGGTCCGCAACGACGTCGGCCAGGGCCAGATGCGCTGGATCACGGTCGGCCCCGCCGGACAGGCGGGCACGTCGATCGTCCTGCACCCGCCGGCCGTCGACCCGGGCATCACCGACACCGAGCGGCAGACCATCGCCGAGATGATGGCGAAGGGCACGTTCGCGACCATCGTGCTGTCCACGCCGGACGTGGACGCGATCTTCGAGCAGGTGCAGAAGACCGGCGCCGAGGTCGTGCAGGAGCCGATCGACCAGCCGTACGGTGTGCGCGACTGCGCGTTCCGGGACCCGGCGGGCAACCAGGTCCGCATCAACCAGACGCGCTGA
- a CDS encoding excinuclease ABC subunit UvrA, protein MTHAADSHDLIRVHGARVNNLKDVSVELPKRRLTVFTGVSGSGKSSLVFDTIAAESQRMINETYSAFLQGFMPTLARPEVDVLDGLTTAIIVDQQRIGSDPRSTVGTATDANAMLRILFSRLGKPHIGSPQAFSFNVASISGAGAVTIEKAGQKVKERRSFSITGGMCAHCEGRGTVNDIDLTQLYDDTKSIAEGAFTIPGWKSDSFWTVKVYAESGLLDPDKPIRKFTKKEMHDFLYGEPTKVKVEGVNLTYEGLIPKIQKSFLSKDKESLQPHIRAFVERAVTFTVCPECEGTRLSALARSSKIKKISIADACAMQISDLADWVRGLKEPSVAPLLTTLGRTLDSFVEIGLGYLSLDRATGTLSGGEAQRTKMIRHLGSSLTDVTYVFDEPTIGMHPHDIQRMNKLLCRLRDKGNTVLVVEHKPEAIVIADHVVDLGPRAGSEGGQVVFEGTVDGLRKSGTLTGRHLDDRAAVKSSVRSPSGHLEVRGADTHNLRNVDVDIPLGVLCVVTGVAGSGKSSLVHGSVAKRDDVVVVDQTPIKGSRRSNPATYTGLLEPIRKAFAKVNGVKPALFSANSEGACPNCNGAGVIYTDLGIVAGTSAPCDVCEGRRFDASVLDYHLGGKDISEVLAMSVTEAEEFFGAGEGRIPAAHAILRRLVDVGLGYLGIGQPLTTLSGGERQRLKLATHMGDKGGTYVLDEPTTGLHLADVDQLLGLLDRLVDAGKSVIVVEHHQAVMAHADWIVDLGPGAGHEGGRVVFEGTPAELVKSRATVTGEHLASYVGA, encoded by the coding sequence GTGACGCACGCCGCCGACAGCCACGACCTGATCCGCGTCCACGGGGCGCGGGTGAACAACCTGAAGGACGTCAGCGTCGAGCTGCCCAAGCGCCGGCTCACGGTGTTCACCGGCGTGTCCGGCTCGGGCAAGTCGTCGCTGGTCTTCGACACGATCGCCGCCGAGTCGCAGCGGATGATCAACGAGACGTACAGCGCGTTCCTCCAGGGCTTCATGCCCACCCTGGCCCGGCCCGAGGTGGACGTGCTGGACGGCCTGACCACGGCGATCATCGTCGACCAGCAGCGGATCGGCTCGGACCCCCGGTCCACGGTCGGCACCGCGACCGACGCGAACGCCATGCTGCGCATCCTGTTCAGCCGGTTGGGCAAGCCGCACATCGGCTCGCCCCAGGCGTTCTCGTTCAACGTGGCGTCGATCAGCGGCGCCGGCGCGGTCACGATCGAGAAGGCCGGGCAGAAAGTCAAGGAGCGGCGCAGCTTCAGCATCACGGGCGGCATGTGCGCGCACTGCGAGGGCCGGGGCACGGTCAACGACATCGACCTGACCCAGCTCTACGACGACACGAAGTCGATCGCCGAGGGCGCGTTCACCATTCCGGGCTGGAAGTCCGACAGCTTCTGGACGGTGAAGGTCTACGCGGAGTCGGGCTTGTTGGACCCGGACAAGCCCATCCGCAAGTTCACCAAGAAGGAGATGCACGACTTCCTGTACGGCGAGCCGACCAAGGTCAAGGTCGAGGGCGTCAACCTCACCTACGAGGGACTGATCCCGAAGATCCAGAAGTCGTTCCTGTCCAAGGACAAGGAGTCGCTCCAGCCGCACATCCGGGCGTTCGTGGAACGGGCCGTGACGTTCACCGTCTGCCCGGAGTGCGAGGGCACGCGGCTGAGCGCGCTCGCCCGGTCGTCGAAGATCAAGAAGATCTCCATCGCCGACGCGTGCGCCATGCAGATCAGCGACCTGGCCGACTGGGTGCGCGGGCTGAAGGAGCCGTCCGTGGCGCCGCTGCTGACGACGCTGGGACGCACGCTGGACTCGTTCGTCGAGATCGGACTCGGCTACCTGAGCCTCGACCGGGCCACCGGCACGCTGTCGGGCGGCGAGGCGCAGCGCACCAAGATGATCCGGCACCTCGGGTCGTCGTTGACCGACGTGACGTACGTGTTCGACGAGCCCACGATCGGCATGCACCCGCACGACATCCAGCGCATGAACAAGCTGCTGTGCAGGCTGCGGGACAAGGGCAACACGGTGCTCGTGGTGGAGCACAAGCCCGAGGCGATCGTGATCGCCGACCACGTCGTCGACCTCGGCCCGCGCGCCGGGTCCGAAGGCGGGCAGGTGGTGTTCGAGGGCACCGTCGACGGGCTGCGGAAGTCGGGGACGCTGACCGGGCGGCACCTGGACGACCGCGCGGCCGTGAAGTCGTCGGTGCGTTCGCCTTCCGGGCACCTGGAGGTGCGCGGGGCGGACACCCACAACCTGCGGAACGTGGACGTCGACATCCCGCTCGGCGTGCTGTGCGTGGTGACCGGCGTGGCCGGGTCGGGCAAGTCGTCGCTGGTCCACGGGTCCGTGGCCAAGCGCGATGACGTGGTGGTCGTCGACCAGACCCCGATCAAGGGGTCGCGACGCAGCAACCCGGCCACCTACACCGGCCTGCTCGAACCGATCCGCAAGGCGTTCGCCAAGGTCAACGGCGTGAAGCCGGCGTTGTTCAGCGCGAACTCCGAGGGCGCCTGCCCGAACTGCAACGGCGCGGGCGTGATCTACACGGACCTCGGGATCGTGGCCGGCACCTCGGCGCCGTGCGACGTGTGCGAGGGCCGGCGGTTCGACGCGTCGGTGCTCGACTACCACCTGGGCGGCAAGGACATCAGCGAGGTGCTGGCGATGTCCGTGACCGAGGCCGAGGAGTTCTTCGGCGCGGGGGAGGGCCGCATCCCGGCCGCGCACGCGATCCTCCGGCGACTGGTGGACGTCGGCCTGGGGTACCTGGGCATCGGACAGCCGCTGACGACCCTGTCCGGCGGCGAGCGGCAACGCCTGAAGCTCGCCACGCACATGGGGGACAAGGGCGGCACCTACGTCCTGGACGAACCGACGACCGGCCTGCACCTGGCGGACGTGGACCAACTGCTCGGACTCCTGGACCGCCTCGTCGACGCGGGCAAGTCCGTGATCGTGGTCGAACACCACCAGGCCGTGATGGCACACGCCGACTGGATCGTCGACCTGGGTCCGGGCGCCGGCCACGAGGGCGGTCGCGTGGTGTTCGAGGGAACCCCGGCCGAGCTGGTGAAGTCGCGTGCGACGGTGACCGGCGAACACTTGGCGTCCTACGTGGGTGCGTGA